Proteins co-encoded in one Sporosarcina sp. FSL K6-1522 genomic window:
- the ftsZ gene encoding cell division protein FtsZ → MEFDTSTVAIQVIGVGGGGNNTINRMIEHGTQGVEFIAVNTDMQAVKLSQAETKMQIGVTLTRGLGAGANPEIGKKAVEESKETLRRKMKGADMVIVTAGMGGGTGTGAAPAIAEIARELGILTIGVVTYPFTFEGRKRASQAEAGIAAMKTAVDTLIVIPNDRLLEIIDKNTPMLEAFREADHVLRQAIQGISDVITVPGLINVDFADVKTIMSNKGSALIGIGSARGNNRAADAAKKAISSPLFGTGTSIDQAQGVLIKITGGTNVSLYEVQEAADIIASVGGDESTVIIGSVINENLQDEMVITVIATGFNDWKAPVSKTSSQLSTADKRSQPTSR, encoded by the coding sequence ATGGAGTTCGATACAAGTACAGTGGCTATTCAAGTAATCGGTGTGGGTGGCGGAGGAAACAATACCATAAACCGCATGATTGAGCATGGGACTCAGGGTGTAGAGTTTATTGCTGTTAATACAGATATGCAGGCTGTCAAATTATCACAAGCAGAGACGAAGATGCAGATCGGTGTAACATTGACAAGAGGTTTAGGAGCAGGAGCTAATCCGGAAATTGGTAAAAAGGCAGTGGAAGAAAGTAAAGAAACGCTCCGAAGGAAAATGAAAGGTGCGGACATGGTGATCGTTACAGCTGGAATGGGAGGTGGTACAGGAACAGGTGCCGCCCCAGCAATTGCCGAAATTGCCCGTGAGCTTGGCATACTCACGATCGGCGTTGTTACATATCCCTTTACGTTCGAGGGCCGTAAGCGTGCAAGTCAAGCGGAAGCTGGTATCGCCGCGATGAAGACAGCCGTAGACACGTTAATTGTTATTCCAAACGATCGTTTGTTGGAAATAATCGATAAAAATACACCCATGCTTGAAGCGTTTCGCGAAGCGGATCATGTCCTGCGCCAAGCTATCCAGGGAATTTCGGATGTCATTACCGTACCAGGTTTAATCAACGTCGACTTTGCTGATGTCAAAACAATCATGTCCAATAAAGGTTCAGCTCTAATAGGCATTGGCAGTGCGAGAGGTAACAACCGTGCTGCTGATGCTGCAAAAAAAGCTATTTCCAGTCCGTTATTTGGGACTGGAACCTCCATAGATCAGGCTCAAGGTGTGCTGATAAAAATCACAGGCGGGACAAATGTAAGTCTATATGAAGTACAAGAGGCTGCAGATATTATTGCGTCTGTGGGAGGTGACGAGTCAACCGTGATTATCGGTTCTGTCATTAACGAAAACTTACAAGATGAGATGGTTATAACCGTTATTGCTACTGGCTTTAATGATTGGAAGGCCCCAGTCAGCAAAACATCTTCTCAACTTTCAACAGCAGACAAGAGGTCACAACCAACCAGTCGATAG
- a CDS encoding LysR family transcriptional regulator: protein MHFEQLQYITEIGKLGSITAAAEKLHVSPPAISKSIANLEKELGIQIFKRSKTGMVPTHQGKAIIKKAYEVLSKT, encoded by the coding sequence ATGCATTTTGAACAACTACAATATATTACAGAAATCGGAAAGTTGGGGTCTATTACTGCCGCCGCAGAAAAGCTTCATGTTTCGCCGCCTGCTATCAGCAAATCCATTGCCAACTTAGAAAAAGAACTTGGTATTCAAATTTTTAAACGCTCAAAAACAGGAATGGTTCCAACACACCAGGGGAAAGCCATTATCAAAAAAGCATATGAAGTACTCTCGAAAACTTAA
- a CDS encoding enoyl-CoA hydratase: protein MSLQVGDIITFERTFTVRDVELFTEISGDEGIHHVTPDEQGRLVIQGLLTATLPTKIAGEHNVLARSTRFEFFRPVFTDDTIICEVKIEQYERQENNRTAFMASFVCENQHEKVVLKGDVSGVIL from the coding sequence ATGTCATTACAAGTAGGGGATATCATTACATTTGAACGAACTTTTACAGTAAGGGATGTCGAATTATTCACAGAGATTTCAGGGGATGAAGGGATTCATCACGTAACCCCAGATGAGCAGGGAAGACTTGTGATTCAAGGATTATTGACTGCAACATTGCCGACGAAAATAGCTGGAGAACATAATGTGCTGGCGCGTAGTACGCGTTTTGAGTTTTTTAGACCTGTGTTTACGGACGATACAATCATTTGTGAAGTGAAAATTGAACAATATGAACGGCAAGAAAATAATCGAACTGCTTTTATGGCGTCCTTTGTGTGTGAAAATCAGCATGAAAAAGTGGTATTAAAAGGGGATGTCTCTGGCGTGATTCTTTAA
- a CDS encoding glycosyltransferase: protein MSWSSVLNALMLFFGSIIIFYMIIVILTYAIMLLFAFTQLRKQYRLNKEDIEEDYIDAIYSKPVSIIVPAYNEEIGIVNNIHSLLSLRYPETEIVVVNDGSTDETQRTVIKHFQMKPIQKIVREQLSTEPILNIYQSQVHPNLLLVEKENGGKADALNAGINISKYPYFCSIDGDSILEEKSLLRVMKPIILSNEDVIASGGNIRIANGHDVQLGSVFQTNLSSNYLVIMQIVEYLRAFLMGRIALSKFNLVLIISGAFSVFSKKWVIEAGGYSKQTIGEDMEVVVKLHRMLKEKKLKKRIEFVSDPVCWTEAPESLAVLRNQRRRWHQGLIESLWKHKRMTFNPRYGAIGMVSFPYFWLIECLGPIIELGGYIYIIIAFFMGQIYYEIAILLLLLFVLYGAVFSIASILLEAWSMKTYPKSKDLFRLLVLSLSEMFWYKPLTLIWRMEGLIRFILGRQEWGQMKRQGLSKKGSVE from the coding sequence ATGAGCTGGTCATCTGTGTTAAATGCACTGATGCTGTTTTTTGGTAGCATCATCATTTTTTATATGATTATTGTTATTCTAACGTATGCAATCATGCTACTTTTCGCTTTTACTCAACTACGAAAACAATATAGATTGAATAAAGAAGATATTGAAGAAGACTATATCGATGCAATTTATTCGAAGCCTGTTTCTATTATCGTGCCTGCTTATAACGAAGAGATAGGGATTGTGAATAATATCCATTCTCTACTTAGTCTTCGTTATCCAGAAACGGAAATAGTCGTTGTAAATGATGGTTCTACAGATGAAACGCAACGGACTGTCATCAAGCATTTTCAAATGAAACCGATTCAAAAAATTGTACGTGAACAACTTTCCACTGAACCGATTCTGAATATTTATCAATCCCAAGTGCATCCCAATTTACTTCTAGTTGAAAAGGAAAATGGCGGGAAGGCCGATGCGTTAAATGCAGGGATTAACATCTCCAAATACCCATACTTTTGTTCCATTGATGGAGATTCTATTTTAGAAGAAAAGTCTTTGCTACGTGTGATGAAACCAATCATTTTATCGAATGAAGATGTGATTGCATCGGGAGGAAACATTCGAATTGCGAATGGACATGATGTGCAATTAGGCTCTGTGTTCCAGACGAACTTATCATCAAACTATTTGGTTATCATGCAAATCGTGGAATATTTACGGGCCTTCTTAATGGGAAGAATTGCTTTAAGTAAATTCAATTTGGTACTCATTATTTCTGGGGCGTTTAGTGTGTTTTCGAAAAAATGGGTAATTGAAGCTGGAGGCTATTCGAAACAAACAATTGGTGAAGATATGGAAGTAGTTGTCAAGCTACATCGAATGCTCAAAGAAAAGAAATTGAAAAAAAGAATTGAGTTTGTATCTGATCCCGTATGTTGGACAGAAGCCCCTGAAAGTTTAGCCGTTTTACGAAATCAAAGAAGAAGATGGCACCAAGGCTTAATAGAAAGCTTATGGAAGCATAAAAGAATGACGTTTAATCCACGGTACGGCGCGATTGGTATGGTGTCTTTCCCCTATTTTTGGTTGATTGAATGTTTAGGGCCTATTATTGAATTAGGTGGATATATTTACATTATCATTGCATTTTTCATGGGACAGATTTATTACGAAATAGCGATATTATTGTTATTGCTTTTTGTCTTATACGGTGCTGTATTTTCGATTGCTTCTATATTGCTAGAAGCATGGAGTATGAAGACATATCCTAAAAGTAAAGACCTCTTTCGTCTGTTGGTATTGTCTTTGTCTGAAATGTTTTGGTATAAGCCTTTAACGCTAATTTGGAGAATGGAAGGATTAATCCGATTTATTTTAGGGCGACAAGAATGGGGACAAATGAAGCGACAGGGACTTTCTAAGAAAGGATCAGTGGAATGA
- a CDS encoding response regulator, which yields MEASDNIWTGQNQQSEMQMERFFNVLKATVVRSRATMTATFLSVQNVEAFSKDEMQRVEEEMTIYLESKIRQTDLLFKLAKPCEWCILLSQSGEEETTAFLNRLFSDMQNQELPLWNTPDTAMVASVAEIGNSQVAYKQLIASGKSGLTHSQKQDAWHIEYIPDFKKKEIETVKVSILEGNEIFSNVLTTSLQDLAVEHFDLDIKVFKDGYEFLESGFFHSGHTHILIMNDILPRKNGLEVLHTLRKLPNQKKFTIFMMTKRKSEVDMLYAYEKGVDEYLIKPFNLRLFEAQIKRTFERLWS from the coding sequence ATGGAAGCGTCAGATAATATATGGACGGGTCAAAACCAACAAAGTGAGATGCAAATGGAACGCTTTTTTAATGTATTAAAAGCCACAGTAGTACGCTCTAGAGCAACAATGACCGCAACTTTCTTATCCGTGCAAAATGTAGAAGCGTTTAGTAAGGACGAGATGCAACGCGTGGAAGAAGAAATGACTATATACTTGGAAAGTAAAATTAGACAGACAGATTTACTATTCAAATTAGCAAAGCCGTGTGAGTGGTGCATTCTGCTGTCACAAAGTGGAGAAGAAGAAACGACGGCATTTCTCAACCGATTATTTTCAGATATGCAAAATCAGGAGCTGCCTTTATGGAATACACCTGATACCGCTATGGTAGCGAGCGTGGCGGAAATAGGAAATAGCCAGGTGGCGTATAAACAGTTGATAGCAAGTGGGAAATCTGGCCTGACTCATTCTCAGAAACAAGATGCTTGGCATATTGAATATATCCCTGACTTCAAGAAGAAAGAGATAGAAACAGTGAAAGTAAGCATTTTAGAGGGAAATGAAATATTTTCAAATGTATTAACAACTTCACTTCAAGACCTAGCAGTAGAACATTTTGATTTAGACATCAAAGTATTTAAAGATGGCTATGAATTTCTTGAATCAGGCTTTTTTCATTCTGGCCATACGCATATATTGATCATGAATGATATATTACCTAGAAAAAATGGATTAGAAGTACTGCATACATTACGAAAATTGCCGAATCAGAAAAAATTCACGATTTTTATGATGACGAAAAGAAAATCCGAAGTGGATATGCTGTATGCATATGAAAAAGGTGTAGATGAATATTTAATCAAACCCTTTAACTTACGACTATTCGAAGCACAAATAAAACGAACATTTGAAAGGCTATGGTCATAA
- a CDS encoding DUF4256 domain-containing protein: protein MPKSNKELSLEQHEELLTLLKARFEKNMHRHTELEWAKVQEKLEANPEKLWSLNEMEETGGEPDVVGHDKKSGDYIFYDCSAESPKGRRSVCYDLEALESRKKHKPENNAMDMAANMGIELLTEEQYRELQELGNFDLKTSSWVQTPANIRKLGGALFCDCRYDTVFVYHNGADSYYAARGFRGSLRV from the coding sequence ATGCCCAAAAGCAACAAGGAATTATCATTAGAACAACATGAAGAACTACTCACATTATTGAAAGCGCGTTTTGAGAAAAACATGCACCGCCATACAGAACTTGAATGGGCTAAAGTCCAAGAGAAATTGGAAGCAAATCCTGAAAAATTATGGTCACTGAATGAGATGGAAGAGACTGGTGGCGAACCGGATGTTGTGGGTCATGATAAAAAGTCGGGCGACTACATTTTTTATGATTGTTCAGCAGAAAGCCCTAAAGGTCGCCGAAGTGTTTGTTATGATCTTGAAGCACTGGAATCAAGGAAAAAGCATAAACCTGAAAATAACGCGATGGATATGGCTGCCAACATGGGCATTGAACTTTTAACGGAAGAACAATACCGGGAGTTACAGGAACTTGGAAATTTCGATTTAAAAACGTCAAGCTGGGTGCAAACACCTGCTAATATTAGAAAGCTAGGCGGAGCCCTTTTTTGTGATTGCCGTTATGACACGGTCTTCGTGTATCACAATGGAGCAGATTCCTACTATGCTGCAAGAGGTTTTCGTGGCTCGCTAAGGGTATAA
- a CDS encoding YueI family protein codes for MSNSVDDYIQRGIYGDRETKPSERRKFLGTIRERIVIALTQAQVREHGIYPQVEEAIKENKKARLYLNGHMSSEDLAKYRKIASSYQVHYKTVTNKDHKSPIGLVLAYDYAIDKEEIYVEKENDNTEPPKSNERGLVTIFKKFFKGN; via the coding sequence GTGTCAAACAGCGTAGATGACTATATTCAGCGGGGAATTTATGGTGATAGGGAAACGAAGCCGTCGGAACGTCGGAAGTTTCTTGGGACAATTCGTGAACGTATTGTGATCGCACTTACACAAGCACAGGTGAGAGAACATGGTATTTATCCACAAGTCGAGGAAGCTATAAAAGAAAATAAAAAGGCCCGTCTATATTTGAACGGACATATGAGTTCTGAAGACTTGGCGAAATATAGGAAGATTGCTTCTAGCTATCAAGTGCATTATAAAACCGTTACAAATAAAGATCATAAGTCTCCAATTGGTCTTGTCCTCGCATATGATTATGCGATTGATAAAGAGGAGATCTATGTTGAAAAGGAAAATGACAATACGGAGCCTCCAAAAAGTAATGAGAGAGGTCTTGTTACGATATTTAAGAAATTTTTCAAGGGGAATTAA
- a CDS encoding YitT family protein codes for MVLQGLAVMIGAFITAYGLEAVLIPNNVSDGGVTGLSIVGSQLFGLPLGILIAVLNIPFVILGYYQLGKSFAIYSVIGIASLAYGTSVMHRIPTIIEGDTLLITVVGGIIIGFGMGIALRNGGALDGIDMLAVLLSRRLPFGTSDLILFLNLFVFIVVSFVFGLQGAFLSGIAYFIASKVIAIVEEGLSGSKTFKIITDQPELMVETIRERLGRGATYNQVEGGFSNESFKEITCIISRLEDSKMKEIINEVDKHAFVAVYDVAEVKGGNFKKRDIH; via the coding sequence ATGGTATTACAAGGGTTAGCTGTGATGATCGGTGCATTTATAACCGCTTATGGACTAGAGGCGGTATTAATTCCAAACAATGTGTCAGATGGAGGCGTGACGGGACTAAGTATCGTAGGATCACAATTATTTGGTTTACCACTGGGCATCCTAATTGCAGTGCTAAATATTCCATTTGTCATTTTAGGGTATTATCAACTTGGTAAAAGCTTTGCCATTTATTCTGTAATCGGCATCGCTTCACTTGCGTATGGAACGAGCGTTATGCATCGCATCCCCACGATTATTGAAGGAGATACGTTGTTAATAACGGTTGTTGGCGGTATTATTATCGGTTTCGGAATGGGGATTGCCCTACGAAACGGGGGTGCGTTAGATGGGATTGACATGTTGGCTGTCCTACTTTCCAGGCGCTTACCTTTTGGAACGAGTGACCTTATTTTATTCTTAAACTTATTTGTGTTTATTGTTGTCTCGTTCGTATTTGGACTTCAAGGGGCTTTCTTATCAGGAATCGCTTATTTTATCGCTTCGAAGGTGATTGCAATTGTTGAAGAGGGGTTAAGTGGTTCTAAGACCTTTAAAATTATTACAGATCAACCAGAATTAATGGTTGAGACAATACGTGAACGCTTGGGTCGTGGTGCCACATATAATCAGGTTGAAGGTGGTTTTTCCAATGAAAGTTTTAAAGAAATCACTTGTATCATTAGCCGTTTAGAGGATAGCAAAATGAAAGAGATTATTAATGAAGTTGACAAACATGCTTTTGTTGCTGTGTATGATGTTGCAGAAGTAAAGGGTGGTAACTTCAAGAAAAGGGATATTCATTGA
- a CDS encoding HEAT repeat domain-containing protein, with amino-acid sequence MTLTIELLLRLIFVLIIGLATFTCYLIFKRMLEVSGLRKKEAYIREKQMLWYRYFRDEEPFQTSLIPKNKFEVQAVEELFLSYINNLFTPAILEKVKLFSNQYLQQHFLGLLRSRKWGERINSMERIVDFHIDSLVEECEKMDGEKLSREEHFQLLKIYAVLKEEQFVDKLLTLPVLFSEYEYKKLLISVDEEILRGLLNRIEEFPDTCKFVMIDILGIKRNMDDLSFLESQLEHNNDEIRIRALKAIYELGVIIDPEKYVHFNVSPIWEERLMHAKLLGNLPITYSLPYLEVLLEDESWWVRSQAAKTIGKDKQGAEILQSFIETASDQFAIDMANEVLWEGGSK; translated from the coding sequence ATGACATTAACAATAGAATTATTACTTCGATTGATTTTTGTGCTTATTATTGGATTAGCCACTTTTACTTGCTATTTGATTTTTAAACGAATGTTGGAAGTTTCAGGGTTACGAAAAAAAGAAGCCTATATTCGTGAGAAACAGATGCTGTGGTATCGCTATTTTAGGGACGAGGAGCCATTTCAAACATCCTTAATTCCAAAGAATAAATTTGAAGTTCAAGCAGTTGAAGAGCTATTTCTGTCCTATATAAATAATTTGTTTACACCTGCAATTTTAGAGAAAGTTAAGCTGTTTTCAAATCAATACTTACAGCAACATTTCTTGGGACTGTTAAGAAGCCGGAAATGGGGTGAACGCATCAATTCGATGGAACGAATTGTTGATTTTCATATCGATAGTCTCGTAGAAGAGTGCGAGAAAATGGATGGGGAAAAGCTATCTCGTGAAGAACATTTTCAGCTGTTAAAAATATATGCAGTATTAAAGGAAGAGCAGTTTGTCGATAAACTGTTGACTCTACCTGTCCTATTTTCTGAATATGAATATAAGAAGTTATTAATCAGTGTGGATGAAGAGATTTTGAGAGGTTTACTGAATCGAATCGAAGAATTCCCGGATACTTGTAAATTTGTCATGATTGATATTTTAGGTATAAAAAGAAATATGGATGATTTATCTTTTTTGGAGTCCCAATTGGAGCACAACAACGATGAAATTCGTATTCGGGCACTAAAAGCGATTTATGAGTTAGGGGTTATCATTGATCCGGAAAAATATGTACACTTTAACGTTTCGCCTATATGGGAAGAGCGCCTAATGCATGCGAAATTATTGGGGAATTTACCAATCACTTATTCCTTGCCTTATTTGGAGGTACTGCTGGAGGATGAGTCTTGGTGGGTACGATCTCAGGCAGCAAAAACAATCGGTAAGGACAAGCAAGGGGCAGAAATTTTACAAAGTTTTATTGAAACCGCAAGTGATCAGTTTGCTATTGATATGGCAAATGAAGTTTTATGGGAAGGAGGGAGTAAGTAA